Proteins encoded in a region of the Prochlorothrix hollandica PCC 9006 = CALU 1027 genome:
- a CDS encoding UPF0182 family protein — translation MGDSFSVNNGNQTEPKPPSGAASCYPQGCPLSVCPLPMRLSPSRLIGWILLVTLTLVFLVDVGCHIVGENYWFEELGYPEVFIIRLRTRMALWATVLVVSGGVVVLNLRLARRLCDSRARQPKALANVRPGSMGLSGLLATLTGLSLLLMLLISHYGTIAWDTWRPDLDRSHLFPPLPVVMQLQTLTSIFDTWGQQPLWWAGVGGLMVLLASVPWLTLGGLAVLMVLGLGFILAGQWARILASFHPSSFGTLAELLEPGDRLRPIFSHDLSFYIFTIPMGKLVQFWSFGLLLYTLVAVLVIYLLSGQSIESGRFPGFSVGQQHHLYGLGIGFLISTAGNYILASYDQLYSPRGVTYGASYTDVIVQVPINQGLAIGALLLAVWSGLHMLAWWLYTRKLQTLQVLGPYCEVTIVDSSPNRGFVTLYGQPYAVRNWQQKVLSNRWLLLALAFYCLSTVVIGEGLPTGVQNLIVQPNELERETPYMKRTIAATREAFGLNNIEVHTFDPTDVLTIQDLITNTATLRNIRLWDSRPLLQTNRQLQQIRLYYSFPDADLDRYTFQRNGQPELQQVLLAAREMDYSAVPAEAQTWVNEHLVYTHGYGFTLSPVNTIGPGGLPDYFVRDIGDADKDSALYIASDAVRDSIPIGQPRLYYGALAHTYVMTSTRVQELDYPSGNENFYNVYDGSGGVSLGRFWQRLIYAVKLRDWQMLFTRNFTPETKLLFRREIKERIQTIAPFLLYDRDPYLVIADPHLQRVDGQLVPGGEGIAHPGEPDFTEAQAENYLYWVVDAYTTTDRYPYSDPGDRDFNYIRNSVKVVVDAYNGAVSFYIADPEDPLIKTWSQVFPHLFQPIAAMPPALREHTRYPSQLFKVQSDQLLTYHMTDPQVFYNREDQWQVPQEIYGGEPQPIESYYLIMRLPTEEEEEFILLTPFTPVSRSNLVAWLAGRSDEVNYGKLLLYEFPKQRLIFGPEQIEARINQDPVISQRITLWNRQGSQAIQGNLLVIPLEESLLYVEPLYLESDRNSLPTLVRVIVVYDDRIVMAESLAKALKVLFQEGTGTLDAAPSDALTQMLEGLLGEADPTDSGTTVPSLEEEEAILRILEN, via the coding sequence ATGGGCGATTCGTTCAGCGTGAACAACGGTAATCAGACAGAGCCGAAACCCCCCAGTGGTGCTGCCAGTTGCTATCCTCAGGGGTGTCCCCTCAGCGTTTGCCCCCTGCCCATGCGCCTGTCCCCGTCTCGATTGATTGGCTGGATTCTGCTGGTTACCTTGACCCTAGTGTTTCTGGTGGATGTGGGTTGCCATATTGTCGGCGAAAACTATTGGTTTGAGGAACTGGGGTATCCTGAGGTCTTTATCATCCGCCTGCGCACCCGCATGGCCCTGTGGGCGACGGTGTTGGTGGTGTCGGGGGGGGTTGTGGTCCTGAACCTGCGGCTGGCCCGACGGCTGTGTGATTCTAGGGCGAGACAACCCAAAGCCCTGGCCAATGTGCGCCCCGGATCCATGGGTCTCAGTGGGCTGCTGGCTACCCTGACCGGGCTGAGTCTCCTGTTGATGCTGCTGATCTCCCACTATGGCACCATTGCCTGGGACACCTGGCGACCGGATCTCGATCGCTCCCACCTCTTTCCGCCCCTGCCCGTGGTCATGCAGTTGCAGACCTTAACGTCCATTTTCGATACCTGGGGACAGCAGCCCCTGTGGTGGGCGGGGGTGGGGGGGTTAATGGTGTTGCTAGCCAGCGTGCCCTGGCTGACCTTGGGGGGGCTGGCGGTTCTCATGGTTTTGGGGCTAGGGTTTATTTTGGCGGGGCAATGGGCCAGGATTTTAGCTTCCTTTCACCCCAGCTCTTTCGGAACCCTGGCGGAGTTACTGGAACCGGGCGATCGCCTGAGGCCAATTTTCAGCCATGACCTGAGTTTTTATATTTTCACCATCCCCATGGGGAAACTGGTGCAGTTTTGGAGTTTTGGCCTCCTGCTGTATACCTTGGTGGCGGTGTTGGTGATCTATTTGCTGTCGGGCCAAAGTATTGAGTCCGGGCGGTTTCCCGGTTTCTCCGTGGGGCAACAACACCATCTCTATGGCTTAGGCATCGGTTTCCTGATCAGTACGGCGGGGAATTATATCCTCGCCTCCTATGACCAGCTTTATTCCCCGCGCGGGGTCACCTATGGGGCCAGCTATACCGATGTGATCGTGCAGGTGCCCATTAACCAGGGCTTAGCCATCGGGGCGTTGCTGTTGGCGGTGTGGAGTGGGTTGCACATGCTGGCCTGGTGGCTCTATACCCGGAAACTCCAAACCCTACAGGTGTTGGGACCCTACTGTGAGGTGACGATCGTCGATAGTTCCCCCAATCGGGGCTTTGTCACCCTCTACGGTCAGCCCTATGCGGTGCGCAATTGGCAACAGAAGGTGTTGAGTAACCGCTGGTTGCTGCTAGCCTTGGCCTTCTATTGCCTATCCACCGTCGTCATTGGGGAGGGGTTGCCCACGGGGGTTCAAAACCTGATCGTGCAGCCCAATGAACTGGAGCGGGAAACCCCCTACATGAAACGCACCATTGCGGCCACCCGGGAAGCCTTTGGTCTCAACAACATCGAAGTCCACACCTTTGATCCCACCGATGTCCTGACCATCCAGGATTTAATCACCAACACCGCCACCCTGCGCAACATTCGCCTCTGGGATAGCCGTCCCCTGCTGCAAACCAACCGGCAACTCCAGCAAATTCGCCTCTATTACAGCTTCCCCGATGCCGATCTCGATCGCTACACCTTCCAGCGCAACGGTCAGCCAGAACTGCAACAGGTGCTGCTGGCGGCGCGGGAAATGGACTACAGCGCCGTTCCCGCCGAGGCCCAAACCTGGGTCAATGAGCATTTGGTCTATACCCATGGCTATGGTTTCACCCTCAGCCCCGTTAACACCATTGGCCCTGGGGGATTGCCAGACTATTTTGTGCGGGACATTGGGGATGCCGACAAGGACAGCGCCCTTTATATCGCCAGCGATGCCGTGCGGGACAGCATTCCCATCGGCCAACCTCGCCTCTATTACGGTGCCCTGGCCCATACCTATGTCATGACTTCGACCCGGGTGCAGGAGCTGGACTATCCCAGTGGTAACGAAAATTTCTACAACGTCTATGACGGCAGTGGCGGGGTGTCCCTGGGTCGCTTTTGGCAGCGGCTGATCTATGCCGTCAAGCTGCGGGATTGGCAAATGTTGTTCACCCGCAACTTTACCCCAGAGACCAAGCTCCTGTTCCGGCGGGAAATTAAGGAGCGCATCCAAACCATTGCCCCCTTTCTGCTCTATGACCGGGATCCCTATTTGGTCATTGCCGATCCCCATCTGCAACGGGTGGATGGCCAACTGGTGCCGGGGGGGGAGGGCATAGCCCATCCGGGTGAACCCGATTTTACCGAGGCCCAGGCCGAAAATTACCTCTATTGGGTGGTGGATGCCTATACCACTACCGATCGCTATCCCTATTCCGATCCCGGCGATCGAGACTTCAATTACATTCGCAATTCCGTCAAGGTGGTGGTGGATGCCTACAATGGTGCCGTCAGTTTTTACATTGCGGATCCTGAGGATCCCTTGATCAAAACCTGGAGCCAGGTGTTTCCCCATTTGTTCCAACCGATCGCGGCCATGCCCCCGGCCCTGCGGGAACATACTCGCTACCCCAGCCAACTGTTTAAGGTGCAGTCGGATCAGTTGCTGACCTATCACATGACGGATCCCCAGGTGTTCTATAACCGGGAGGATCAGTGGCAGGTTCCCCAGGAAATCTATGGGGGGGAACCCCAGCCCATTGAGTCCTATTACTTGATCATGCGGTTGCCGACGGAGGAGGAGGAGGAGTTTATTTTGCTGACTCCCTTTACGCCGGTCAGTCGCAGTAATTTGGTGGCTTGGTTGGCGGGGCGATCGGATGAGGTCAATTATGGCAAGTTGCTGTTGTATGAGTTCCCGAAGCAGCGGTTGATCTTTGGGCCAGAGCAGATTGAGGCCCGTATTAACCAGGATCCGGTGATTTCCCAGCGCATTACCCTCTGGAACCGCCAAGGTTCCCAAGCGATTCAGGGCAATTTGTTGGTGATTCCCCTGGAGGAGTCGCTGCTGTATGTGGAGCCGTTGTATTTGGAGTCCGATCGTAATAGTTTGCCGACGTTGGTGCGGGTGATTGTGGTCTATGATGACCGCATTGTGATGGCGGAGAGTTTGGCTAAGGCGCTGAAGGTTCTGTTCCAGGAGGGTACCGGGACCTTGGATGCGGCTCCTTCGGATGCCCTGACCCAGATGCTGGAGGGTCTCCTGGGGGAAGCAGATCCCACGGATTCCGGGACAACGGTGCCTAGTTTGGAGGAGGAGGAGGCGATTTTGCGGATTCTGGAGAATTAG
- a CDS encoding DUF4160 domain-containing protein gives MPVISRFLGITIAMYWNDHLPPHYHAKYGHYEVIIDIATGVVTGSFPKRALRHVLEWHDLHREKLMENWEICRQKQMPQQIEPLE, from the coding sequence ATGCCCGTTATTAGTCGCTTTTTAGGGATTACTATTGCAATGTATTGGAATGACCATTTGCCACCCCACTACCATGCTAAGTATGGTCACTATGAGGTCATTATTGATATTGCAACGGGAGTCGTGACGGGTTCATTTCCCAAGCGGGCACTACGCCATGTTTTAGAGTGGCATGATTTACATCGGGAGAAATTAATGGAAAATTGGGAAATATGCCGTCAAAAGCAAATGCCCCAGCAAATCGAGCCGTTGGAGTAG
- a CDS encoding P-II family nitrogen regulator produces MKKVEAIIRPFKLDEVKIALVNAGIVGMTVSEVRGFGRQKGQTERYRGSEYTVEFLQKLKIEIVIEDAQVDTVVEKIIAAAQTGEIGDGKIFISPVDNVIRIRTGERDMAAI; encoded by the coding sequence TTGAAGAAAGTTGAAGCGATTATTCGGCCCTTTAAGCTGGATGAAGTCAAAATAGCCCTCGTCAATGCTGGTATTGTCGGCATGACCGTGTCTGAAGTCCGGGGTTTTGGACGGCAAAAGGGGCAAACTGAGCGCTACCGTGGGTCTGAGTACACGGTGGAATTTTTGCAGAAGCTCAAAATTGAAATTGTGATCGAAGATGCTCAGGTGGACACGGTCGTGGAAAAGATCATCGCAGCAGCCCAAACGGGTGAAATTGGCGATGGCAAGATCTTTATCAGTCCCGTGGATAATGTCATTCGGATCCGGACCGGTGAGCGGGATATGGCAGCCATTTAG
- a CDS encoding type II toxin-antitoxin system Phd/YefM family antitoxin produces the protein MQTTSDLHDRLHQRLQELSPPLLQMVLDFVEFLLGQERQLQATLAAGEDETQYLLRSEANAEHLARSIAQYRQGELTVQDIGEESVTP, from the coding sequence ATGCAAACGACTTCAGATTTACACGATCGCCTTCACCAACGTCTTCAAGAACTATCACCCCCATTGCTCCAGATGGTTCTGGATTTTGTGGAGTTTCTGCTAGGGCAGGAGCGTCAGTTACAAGCGACTCTGGCGGCGGGGGAGGATGAGACTCAGTATTTGCTGCGCTCAGAGGCCAATGCTGAACATTTGGCCCGATCGATCGCCCAATATCGCCAAGGTGAACTGACTGTTCAGGACATTGGGGAAGAGTCGGTGACACCATGA
- a CDS encoding DUF2442 domain-containing protein, which produces MFLQIVDVEWGDRYRLRLWFSDGREGVADLAESVVEGVFEALQDVALFRQVRVDGELGTVQWPNGLDFAPEYLYFLAFREDGDLQEQFRQWGYLGNEVAVGGG; this is translated from the coding sequence ATGTTTTTGCAGATTGTGGATGTGGAGTGGGGGGATAGGTATCGGCTGCGGCTCTGGTTTAGTGATGGCCGGGAGGGAGTGGCGGATTTGGCGGAGAGTGTGGTGGAGGGGGTGTTTGAGGCGTTGCAGGATGTGGCGTTATTTCGGCAGGTGCGGGTGGATGGGGAGTTGGGAACGGTTCAGTGGCCGAATGGTCTAGATTTTGCGCCGGAGTATTTGTATTTTCTGGCGTTTCGGGAGGATGGGGACTTGCAGGAGCAGTTTCGGCAGTGGGGTTATTTGGGTAATGAGGTGGCAGTGGGTGGGGGATAG
- a CDS encoding DUF2283 domain-containing protein — MALATYQEAQSYLKVLPLLQEFPKQPFFMVYDLEADVLYIDFHAPPEPAQDSELTNEDIIIRYGLDDAIIGLTILHASHR; from the coding sequence ATGGCCCTAGCAACCTATCAAGAAGCCCAAAGCTATCTAAAAGTCTTACCCCTATTGCAAGAATTCCCGAAACAACCGTTTTTCATGGTTTATGACCTCGAAGCCGATGTTTTATACATTGATTTCCACGCCCCCCCCGAACCAGCTCAAGATAGCGAACTCACCAACGAGGACATTATTATTCGCTATGGCTTAGACGATGCCATTATTGGCCTGACCATTCTCCATGCTAGCCACCGCTAG
- a CDS encoding ATP-binding protein, producing MSAVAQGPTIPDAKATTLKTAFQACDVGALKGESQKYYVDLSAVRSAAAINSLRTRLDFLDPGQFAAVLFTGHRGCGKSTELLRLKSHLEQEYRVIYLEADDALDINDADYIDLYLVLIRQVLNEVGALKLHLDRPLMERFEQWFKDITEETEESVAKSVTLETKAQAGVEVPFLSKLVAKLLAQIKGSHTQRKTVRHQLQQDIGRLKTDMNAVLLDAFTKLREAYPQYPKGFLVMFDNLDRVPPDVGDRLYFDYAAQLQDLNCTLIYTVPISVVYSDKNVNNAFSQPHIVPMVNIYQLQEGKLGYNPEVLKRLGKLITGRMDYQSVFAAQNGNAGALVMRLLKASGGHVRQLMQMVAKACLAAASRGATQVEAVDVDYVIKQEQFNFERVVPEHHYPLLVQVCQQQRVPQTADGQRMLFNLSVLEYNGDRRWNYMNPVIKKCDAYREALRLAQGQPQDTPTPPIVPPTVP from the coding sequence ATGTCTGCTGTTGCCCAAGGCCCAACGATCCCCGATGCGAAGGCGACCACCCTCAAAACAGCCTTCCAAGCCTGTGACGTGGGGGCGCTGAAGGGGGAAAGCCAGAAATATTATGTGGATCTGTCGGCAGTGCGCAGTGCAGCGGCCATCAATAGCCTGCGCACTCGGCTCGATTTTTTGGATCCGGGCCAGTTTGCGGCGGTTTTGTTTACGGGACACCGGGGCTGTGGCAAAAGCACGGAGTTATTGCGGCTAAAAAGCCATTTAGAGCAGGAGTATCGGGTGATTTATCTGGAGGCGGATGATGCCCTGGATATTAACGATGCTGATTATATCGACCTGTATTTGGTGCTGATTCGCCAGGTGCTCAATGAGGTGGGGGCGCTGAAATTGCACCTCGATCGCCCGCTGATGGAGAGGTTTGAGCAGTGGTTTAAGGACATCACCGAAGAAACCGAGGAATCGGTGGCCAAGTCCGTCACTCTGGAGACCAAGGCCCAGGCGGGGGTGGAGGTGCCGTTTCTGTCTAAGCTGGTGGCCAAGTTGTTGGCCCAAATTAAGGGATCCCATACCCAGCGCAAAACGGTGCGCCACCAGTTGCAACAGGACATTGGCCGCTTAAAAACCGATATGAATGCGGTGTTGCTGGATGCCTTTACCAAGCTCCGGGAAGCCTATCCCCAGTATCCCAAGGGCTTTTTGGTGATGTTTGATAATTTGGATCGGGTGCCGCCGGATGTGGGCGATCGCCTTTATTTCGACTATGCAGCCCAGTTGCAGGATCTCAATTGCACCTTGATCTATACGGTGCCCATTTCGGTGGTCTATTCCGATAAAAATGTCAATAATGCCTTTAGTCAGCCCCATATTGTGCCCATGGTCAATATTTATCAACTCCAGGAGGGCAAGCTGGGCTATAACCCGGAGGTGCTGAAGCGGTTGGGGAAATTAATTACGGGGCGCATGGACTATCAATCGGTGTTTGCAGCCCAGAATGGTAATGCGGGGGCGTTGGTGATGCGGTTGCTGAAGGCCAGTGGGGGCCATGTGCGCCAGTTAATGCAAATGGTGGCCAAGGCGTGTTTGGCGGCGGCTAGCCGGGGGGCAACCCAGGTGGAGGCGGTGGATGTGGACTATGTGATTAAGCAGGAGCAGTTTAATTTTGAGCGGGTGGTGCCGGAGCACCATTACCCCCTGTTGGTGCAGGTGTGCCAACAGCAGCGGGTGCCCCAAACGGCGGATGGTCAGCGGATGTTGTTTAATCTGTCGGTGTTGGAATATAACGGCGATCGCCGCTGGAATTACATGAATCCGGTGATCAAAAAATGTGATGCGTACCGTGAGGCGTTGCGCCTAGCCCAGGGCCAACCCCAGGACACCCCCACCCCCCCCATCGTTCCCCCTACGGTTCCCTAA
- a CDS encoding tetratricopeptide repeat protein gives MVPASDFLTHNQAAWQQLCTFVDFAAERLTLGFVSVNFAPDRQIILQALHDRFEHSDVQVVALDFSDPQLQFFQDALVRQLALVQRQEGRKLVLLITGLEQSIGMMGDYPPLLRDLNFVRDAFGDRVPHPLVLFLPDQALTRVARFAPDFWAWELGVFKFATLPSRVTESYQFTLESDRIREGLDLQERRQRLDLLQRLLMEYDQKSESVADRKARASIYNELGILYRDLGEVDKAEDAFRHGLRLTSSTETDLLQVRAEILHKWAISKADTGEIDAAIDLYQQSLELKEQIGDIKGKAATLHQLAILKANQGDIPGAIDLYQQSLEIEEQIGNIQGKAATLHNMAILKANQGDIPGAIDLYQQSLEIKEQIGNIKGKAATLHQLAILKANQGDIPGAIDLYQQSLELQEQIGNIQGKAATLHQLAILKANQGDIPGAIDLYQQSLELKEQIGNIQGKAATLHQLASLKANQGDIPGAIDLYQQSLEIEEQIGNIQGKAATLHELGRLKADQGDIPGAIDLFQQSLEITEQIGDIQVKAATLWWLGDLIAQQGNVETGIAYLEESVAICDHLKSPHAPGVRAVLERVRRLRTP, from the coding sequence ATGGTCCCTGCTTCGGATTTTTTGACCCATAACCAAGCGGCTTGGCAGCAGTTGTGTACCTTTGTCGATTTTGCGGCGGAGCGGCTGACCCTTGGCTTTGTATCGGTCAATTTTGCCCCCGATCGCCAGATCATTCTCCAAGCCCTCCACGATCGCTTTGAGCACAGCGATGTCCAGGTGGTGGCGCTGGATTTCTCCGATCCCCAGTTGCAGTTTTTCCAGGATGCCCTGGTGCGGCAGTTGGCCCTGGTGCAGCGCCAGGAGGGCAGGAAGTTGGTGCTGCTGATTACGGGGCTGGAGCAGTCCATTGGCATGATGGGGGACTATCCGCCCCTGCTGCGGGATTTGAATTTTGTGCGGGATGCCTTTGGGGACCGGGTGCCCCATCCCCTGGTGCTGTTTCTGCCGGATCAGGCACTGACCCGGGTGGCCCGGTTTGCGCCGGATTTCTGGGCCTGGGAGTTGGGGGTGTTTAAGTTTGCGACGTTGCCGAGCCGGGTAACAGAAAGTTATCAATTCACCCTGGAGTCGGATCGCATCCGGGAAGGGCTGGATCTCCAGGAACGGCGGCAGCGGCTGGATCTGTTGCAGCGGTTGTTGATGGAATATGACCAGAAGTCGGAATCCGTGGCCGATCGTAAGGCACGGGCCAGCATCTATAACGAATTGGGGATTCTGTACCGAGATTTAGGGGAGGTTGACAAGGCGGAAGATGCCTTTAGGCATGGGTTAAGACTCACTAGCTCTACCGAAACGGATCTTTTGCAGGTAAGAGCCGAAATTTTGCACAAATGGGCGATTTCAAAGGCTGATACTGGGGAAATTGATGCGGCGATCGACCTCTACCAACAGTCCCTGGAACTCAAAGAGCAAATCGGCGATATCAAGGGCAAAGCCGCCACCCTGCACCAATTGGCCATCCTCAAAGCCAACCAGGGGGACATCCCAGGGGCGATCGACCTCTACCAACAGTCCCTGGAAATCGAAGAGCAAATCGGCAATATCCAGGGCAAAGCCGCCACTCTGCACAATATGGCCATCCTCAAAGCCAACCAGGGGGACATCCCAGGGGCGATCGACCTCTACCAACAGTCCCTGGAAATCAAAGAGCAAATCGGCAATATCAAGGGCAAAGCCGCCACCCTGCACCAATTGGCCATCCTCAAAGCCAACCAGGGGGACATCCCAGGGGCGATCGACCTCTACCAACAGTCCCTGGAACTCCAAGAGCAAATCGGCAATATCCAGGGCAAAGCCGCCACCCTGCACCAATTGGCCATCCTCAAAGCCAACCAGGGGGACATCCCAGGGGCGATCGACCTCTACCAACAGTCCCTGGAACTCAAAGAGCAAATCGGCAATATCCAGGGCAAAGCCGCCACCCTGCACCAATTGGCCAGCCTCAAAGCCAACCAGGGGGACATCCCAGGGGCGATCGACCTCTACCAACAGTCCCTGGAAATCGAAGAGCAAATCGGCAATATCCAGGGCAAAGCCGCCACCCTGCACGAATTGGGCAGACTCAAAGCCGACCAGGGGGACATCCCAGGGGCGATCGACCTCTTCCAACAGTCCCTGGAAATCACAGAGCAAATCGGCGATATCCAGGTCAAAGCCGCCACCCTGTGGTGGTTGGGTGATCTCATTGCTCAGCAGGGTAATGTTGAGACCGGCATTGCTTACCTCGAAGAATCCGTCGCCATTTGCGACCACCTCAAATCCCCCCATGCCCCCGGTGTCCGGGCCGTCCTCGAACGGGTGCGCCGCCTGAGAACCCCTTAA
- a CDS encoding Mrp/NBP35 family ATP-binding protein gives MPTPSPLDAAAVLAVLRPVQDPELQKSLVDLNMIRNVAISGSTVRFTLVLTTPACPLREMIVEDCQKAVKTLAGVETVDVEVTAETPQQKGLPDRQGIDGVKNIIAVSSGKGGVGKSTIAVNLAVALAQAGAKVGLVDADIYGPNAPNMLQLADAHLTVLEGDILEPAFNHGVKLVSMAFLIDKDQPVIWRGPMLNGIIRRFLYDVQWGDLDYLLVDLPPGTGDAQLTLAQAVPMAGAVIVTTPQTVALLDARKGLNMFRQLGVPILGLVENMSYFVPPDLPDRRYDIFGSGGGQKAAQELQVPLLGCVPLEIALREGGDEGVPIVVSHPQSASAQALTALAQQVAARVSIAALT, from the coding sequence ATGCCCACCCCCTCCCCCTTAGATGCCGCCGCCGTCTTAGCCGTCCTGCGCCCTGTCCAGGATCCAGAACTGCAAAAAAGCCTGGTGGATCTGAACATGATCCGCAACGTGGCCATCAGCGGCAGCACCGTCCGCTTCACCCTGGTGCTGACCACCCCCGCCTGTCCCCTGCGGGAAATGATCGTTGAAGATTGCCAAAAAGCCGTGAAAACCCTGGCGGGGGTGGAGACCGTGGACGTGGAGGTGACCGCCGAGACTCCTCAACAAAAAGGATTACCCGATCGCCAGGGCATCGATGGTGTCAAAAACATCATTGCCGTCAGCAGTGGCAAAGGGGGCGTGGGCAAAAGCACCATCGCCGTCAACCTGGCCGTGGCCCTGGCCCAGGCGGGAGCCAAGGTGGGCTTGGTGGATGCGGATATTTACGGTCCCAACGCCCCCAATATGTTGCAACTGGCCGATGCCCATCTGACGGTATTGGAAGGGGATATCCTGGAACCCGCCTTTAACCATGGGGTCAAGCTGGTGTCCATGGCCTTCCTGATCGACAAGGATCAGCCGGTGATTTGGCGCGGTCCCATGCTCAACGGCATCATTCGCCGCTTTCTCTATGATGTGCAGTGGGGCGACTTGGACTATTTGCTGGTGGATCTGCCCCCCGGCACCGGCGATGCCCAACTGACCCTGGCCCAGGCGGTGCCCATGGCGGGGGCGGTCATTGTCACCACGCCCCAGACCGTGGCCCTGTTGGATGCCCGCAAAGGTTTAAATATGTTCCGCCAGTTGGGGGTGCCCATTTTGGGACTGGTGGAAAACATGAGCTATTTTGTGCCCCCGGATTTGCCCGATCGCCGCTATGACATTTTTGGATCCGGCGGCGGTCAGAAAGCGGCCCAGGAATTGCAGGTGCCCCTGTTGGGCTGTGTGCCCCTGGAAATTGCCCTGCGGGAAGGGGGCGACGAGGGGGTGCCGATCGTGGTCAGCCATCCCCAATCCGCCTCTGCCCAAGCCCTCACTGCCCTGGCCCAACAGGTGGCAGCACGGGTCTCGATCGCGGCCCTCACCTAG